One genomic segment of bacterium includes these proteins:
- a CDS encoding SDR family NAD(P)-dependent oxidoreductase, with amino-acid sequence MKKILVTGAGGFIGSHLVEKLTEEGYEVKAFVRYNSKNNWGWLEYSPVKNDIEVITGDIRDYDSVSKAAEDCQAIFHLAALIGIPYSYVSPLAYIKTNIEGTYNILQTAKERNLENIIITSTSETYGTAQRVPIDEDHPLVGQSPYSASKISSDQIALSYHKSFGLPVKIVRPFNTYGPRQSARAVIPTIIAQLLNGKTELQLGNTSPTRDLTFVKDTVNGFLKIFKCEDLIGNVINIGMNEEITIKKLAKTIAELLNVKISVQEDKQRVRPENSEVERLRCDNTKVMKYTGWKPEYDLKNGLIETINWIKINLTMYKHHIYNV; translated from the coding sequence ATGAAGAAGATATTAGTAACAGGTGCCGGGGGATTTATTGGTTCCCATCTGGTTGAGAAATTAACTGAGGAAGGCTATGAAGTAAAAGCTTTCGTCCGGTATAATTCAAAAAATAACTGGGGATGGCTGGAATATTCTCCGGTAAAAAATGATATTGAAGTTATAACCGGAGATATTCGTGATTATGATTCTGTTAGTAAAGCTGCAGAGGATTGTCAAGCAATATTTCATCTTGCAGCTCTGATCGGTATCCCATATTCATATGTATCCCCTCTTGCTTATATAAAAACCAATATCGAAGGTACATATAATATTTTGCAGACAGCAAAAGAAAGAAATCTTGAGAATATAATAATAACTTCAACCAGCGAGACTTACGGAACGGCGCAAAGAGTTCCGATTGATGAAGATCATCCCCTGGTCGGGCAATCACCATACTCGGCTTCTAAAATTTCATCTGACCAAATTGCTTTAAGTTACCATAAATCGTTCGGACTTCCTGTTAAAATTGTAAGACCTTTTAATACTTACGGACCAAGACAGTCAGCTCGTGCAGTTATTCCAACTATAATAGCACAATTGTTAAACGGTAAAACTGAACTTCAACTGGGGAACACTAGTCCTACGAGAGACTTGACATTTGTAAAAGATACTGTGAATGGGTTTCTTAAAATATTTAAATGTGAGGATTTAATTGGCAACGTTATAAATATTGGAATGAATGAAGAAATTACTATAAAAAAACTTGCTAAAACAATTGCTGAATTGCTTAATGTAAAAATATCAGTTCAGGAAGATAAGCAGAGAGTAAGACCCGAAAACAGTGAGGTTGAAAGATTGAGATGTGATAATACAAAGGTAATGAAATATACAGGATGGAAACCAGAGTATGATTTAAAGAACGGTTTGATAGAAACTATTAATTGGATTAAAATCAATTTAACAATGTACAAACACCATATATATAATGTTTAG
- a CDS encoding polysaccharide deacetylase family protein: MNKIINFHDVRNILWFEKTLNILKSRFRLVKTKDIEDFYYNKKTLNNACHVTIDDGDKTFYHIIYPVLKKINVPATLFVSAEICSKHSNFWFQEIRSFDSDRVKKIICDFYNLDINILKIYPVNVILKNMSIGQIWTIINKYKSIYGITSDEKYNMSIDQLREIDKEGLVTIGAHTMNHPILANENEDVSKKEIISSFKELENVLQHEINYFAYPNGTIILDYSTREIEILRNMNCRLAFSMEAKNFTVNDDPLVIPRFGLSTGNQLFVTTKLILGKYWNSIKYLKSASEIELRIDLKRKIDFNKLNFEA; this comes from the coding sequence ATGAATAAAATAATAAATTTTCATGATGTCAGAAATATTCTCTGGTTTGAGAAAACCTTAAATATCTTGAAAAGCAGGTTTAGATTAGTTAAAACAAAAGATATCGAAGATTTTTATTATAACAAAAAAACATTAAATAATGCATGTCATGTAACTATTGACGATGGTGATAAAACTTTTTATCATATTATTTATCCTGTATTAAAAAAAATTAATGTACCTGCAACGCTCTTTGTATCAGCTGAAATTTGTTCTAAGCATTCAAATTTTTGGTTTCAGGAGATAAGATCATTTGACTCTGATAGAGTTAAAAAAATTATTTGTGATTTTTATAATCTTGACATAAATATATTAAAAATTTATCCGGTTAATGTGATTTTGAAAAACATGAGTATCGGTCAAATATGGACAATTATAAACAAATATAAATCAATTTATGGAATTACATCCGACGAAAAGTATAATATGTCAATTGATCAGCTTCGGGAAATTGATAAAGAAGGATTAGTCACCATCGGTGCACATACAATGAATCATCCTATTTTAGCAAATGAAAATGAGGATGTCAGTAAAAAGGAAATAATAAGTTCTTTTAAAGAACTTGAAAATGTGCTTCAACACGAAATTAACTATTTTGCCTATCCAAATGGAACAATAATACTAGACTACTCAACAAGAGAAATAGAAATACTTAGAAATATGAATTGCAGATTAGCTTTTTCTATGGAAGCTAAAAATTTTACCGTAAATGACGATCCTTTAGTAATACCGAGATTTGGACTTTCTACAGGTAACCAATTATTTGTGACAACTAAACTTATTTTAGGCAAGTACTGGAACTCAATAAAGTATCTCAAATCAGCCAGCGAAATAGAGTTGCGAATTGATCTTAAGAGGAAAATAGATTTTAATAAACTTAATTTTGAGGCCTAG
- a CDS encoding glycosyltransferase family 2 protein produces the protein MRVGIIIVTFNSQKDIPRLFESLIIQQYKNFTVYVVDNNSSDGTLDLISNYYGKLQICVITTKVNNGYAGGNNIGIRKAMDDKCDFVFILNPDMQLDRMCIKILIERIVSDEKIGVIGPIVLLGYEEGNRIQNYGVRSNFRTQKKNAPYANRKLSDEIPVEIYVDYVIGGAMMIRSSLLMKTGLFEEDYFMYNDELDLAYRIKKTGYKTLCMRDAIIRHFHIFDKKNKSGNNLMYYYIMRNRYLYFRKFHLYFNFLLSLIFEIFNFPFTIQWALKKKGGLLFLKFYYSGLWDGILGEKGIAKKSF, from the coding sequence ATGAGAGTTGGAATAATAATAGTTACTTTTAATAGTCAAAAGGATATTCCTCGCTTATTTGAATCATTAATAATTCAACAGTATAAGAATTTTACTGTTTATGTTGTTGATAATAATTCCAGTGATGGAACTTTAGATTTAATTTCAAACTATTACGGCAAATTGCAAATTTGTGTCATTACTACAAAAGTTAATAATGGATATGCGGGCGGGAATAATATAGGAATTAGAAAGGCAATGGATGATAAGTGTGATTTTGTATTCATTTTAAATCCGGATATGCAGCTTGATAGAATGTGTATCAAAATTTTGATTGAACGAATAGTATCAGACGAAAAAATTGGAGTGATCGGCCCGATAGTGTTGCTTGGTTATGAGGAAGGGAATAGGATACAGAATTATGGAGTTAGGTCTAATTTCAGGACTCAGAAAAAAAATGCTCCTTATGCAAACCGGAAGCTATCTGATGAAATACCAGTTGAAATTTATGTTGATTATGTAATTGGTGGAGCAATGATGATAAGAAGTAGTCTTTTAATGAAAACAGGTCTGTTTGAGGAGGATTATTTTATGTATAACGATGAACTGGATTTAGCATATAGGATTAAAAAAACGGGTTATAAAACACTGTGTATGCGTGACGCTATCATCAGACATTTTCATATTTTTGACAAAAAGAATAAAAGTGGAAATAATTTAATGTACTATTACATTATGCGGAACCGGTATTTATACTTTAGAAAATTTCATTTGTATTTTAACTTTTTATTATCTCTAATATTTGAGATATTCAATTTCCCCTTCACAATACAATGGGCACTAAAAAAGAAGGGTGGGTTATTATTCCTTAAATTTTATTATTCAGGTTTATGGGATGGTATATTAGGGGAGAAAGGAATTGCCAAGAAATCTTTTTAA
- a CDS encoding glycosyltransferase yields MNKKRELGIIFCEMDSWFRDILPKKKKYWYKKYSTFNYALENSDYIDFLSPFILDGIRGRGIKVKDESISITPCSFTDYSKCKIGDKRIFQVAFAGRLEKDKNPDIFLEAAIILSEKYPDIIFHIMGEGRLSANLQSQISNQQLENIIFHGFHSSPTEILADTSVFVSIQTTNNYPSQSVLEAMGCGNAIIATDVGDTRMFINENNGILIERYLGELVKAIETLYLDKDLRERLGRNAFSFVRENHTIEKMADYYINLFEKASLRNINSRRGSH; encoded by the coding sequence ATGAATAAGAAACGAGAATTAGGAATTATATTTTGTGAAATGGATAGCTGGTTTAGAGACATCCTTCCCAAAAAAAAGAAATACTGGTACAAAAAATATAGTACTTTCAATTATGCCCTTGAAAACAGTGATTATATTGATTTTCTGAGCCCATTTATACTGGATGGTATAAGGGGTAGGGGTATAAAGGTAAAAGATGAATCAATATCAATTACACCTTGCTCTTTTACAGATTATTCAAAGTGTAAAATCGGTGATAAAAGAATTTTCCAGGTTGCGTTTGCCGGAAGGTTGGAGAAAGATAAAAATCCAGATATATTTCTTGAGGCAGCAATTATATTATCAGAGAAATATCCGGATATAATATTTCATATTATGGGAGAGGGAAGGCTTTCTGCTAATCTCCAATCACAAATTTCCAATCAACAGCTAGAAAATATCATTTTTCATGGATTTCACTCCTCACCAACTGAAATACTGGCAGATACATCGGTTTTCGTCTCAATTCAAACCACAAATAACTATCCTTCTCAAAGTGTACTTGAGGCAATGGGCTGTGGAAATGCAATTATCGCAACAGATGTTGGTGATACGAGGATGTTCATTAATGAAAATAACGGCATTTTAATTGAGCGGTATTTAGGCGAATTAGTAAAAGCAATTGAAACACTTTACTTAGACAAGGATTTGAGAGAACGATTGGGTAGAAATGCCTTTTCTTTTGTACGTGAAAATCATACCATCGAAAAAATGGCTGATTATTATATTAATTTGTTCGAAAAAGCTTCACTTCGAAATATTAATTCAAGGCGAGGATCACATTAA